The Dyella caseinilytica genome has a window encoding:
- a CDS encoding GNAT family N-acetyltransferase — MALAIRDVREHDLDAVLALNNTAGRSILVLDAAQLRYFYEHADYFRVAEIDGQLAGFLIALRNGQDYSSTNYQWFSEHYPSFVYIDRIVIANAFRRHGLGRIFYCDVNSFAEVRVPLLTCEVFLEPPDDVVVLFHGTYGFQEVGQQRMGKQGPQVSLLAKDLPSYAFVRDTYLEHGGLPDLPWLAGRTAFLNNDSTSRRLAGERRS; from the coding sequence CCGCCGGACGCTCCATACTCGTCTTGGACGCCGCGCAATTGCGCTACTTCTACGAGCACGCCGATTACTTCCGGGTCGCCGAAATCGACGGCCAGCTGGCTGGATTCCTGATCGCCTTGCGTAACGGCCAGGATTACAGCAGCACCAACTACCAGTGGTTCAGCGAACACTATCCGTCGTTCGTCTACATCGACCGCATCGTCATCGCCAACGCCTTCCGCCGCCACGGCCTGGGCCGCATCTTCTACTGCGATGTGAACAGCTTCGCCGAAGTGCGCGTGCCGCTGCTGACCTGCGAAGTGTTCCTGGAGCCGCCGGATGACGTGGTGGTGCTGTTCCATGGCACCTACGGCTTCCAGGAAGTCGGCCAGCAGCGCATGGGCAAACAGGGCCCTCAAGTGAGCCTGCTCGCCAAGGATCTGCCCAGCTACGCTTTCGTGCGCGACACTTACCTGGAGCACGGCGGCTTGCCCGACCTGCCCTGGTTGGCCGGCCGCACCGCTTTTCTAAACAATGACTCCACCTCGCGCCGCCTCGCCGGAGAGCGGCGCTCATGA
- the minC gene encoding septum site-determining protein MinC, producing MNAKMDTTDACDLRFGQVGIACVRVKRVDAAALCDELERRVRSAPQLFSRAAVVLDLSHLPSLPDDGTVDALLEAVRSAGMLPVGLAYGTSATEALAQRMGLPLIAKFRAAYEPADGGSVAPPVPSPTQAPSAPVREPVLAAPAPGAILGAQYHEGAVRSGQQVYARDRDVVVTGAIANGAEVIADGSIHIYGSLKGRAMAGAQGDVKARIFVSDFRAELVAIAGHYRVFEQIPKDLEGQSVQCWLDGEKLLIAPLK from the coding sequence ATGAATGCAAAGATGGATACAACTGACGCTTGCGATCTGCGTTTCGGTCAGGTCGGCATCGCCTGTGTACGTGTAAAGCGAGTTGATGCGGCCGCGCTGTGTGATGAACTGGAGCGTCGCGTCCGTTCCGCGCCGCAGCTGTTCTCGCGCGCCGCGGTCGTGCTCGACCTCAGCCACCTGCCAAGCCTGCCCGATGACGGTACGGTTGACGCATTACTGGAAGCCGTGCGCAGTGCTGGCATGCTGCCAGTGGGCCTAGCCTATGGCACAAGCGCCACCGAAGCGCTGGCCCAGCGCATGGGTCTGCCGCTGATCGCCAAGTTCCGCGCGGCTTACGAACCTGCAGACGGCGGCAGCGTTGCGCCGCCGGTGCCCAGCCCGACACAAGCGCCCTCCGCACCGGTACGCGAACCGGTTCTGGCCGCGCCCGCTCCCGGCGCCATCCTCGGCGCGCAGTATCACGAAGGCGCGGTGCGCTCGGGCCAACAAGTTTATGCACGCGATCGCGACGTGGTGGTCACCGGTGCGATCGCCAACGGTGCCGAGGTGATCGCCGACGGCAGCATCCATATCTATGGCAGCCTGAAGGGACGGGCCATGGCAGGCGCACAGGGGGACGTGAAGGCACGCATCTTCGTTTCGGATTTTCGTGCCGAATTGGTGGCTATCGCCGGCCATTACCGGGTCTTCGAGCAAATTCCGAAAGACCTGGAGGGCCAGTCTGTGCAATGCTGGCTCGATGGCGAAAAATTGCTGATTGCGCCGTTGAAATAA
- the minD gene encoding septum site-determining protein MinD: protein MSAEIIVVTSGKGGVGKTTTSASLATGLAMQGKKVAVIDFDVGLRNLDLIMGCERRVVYDFVNVVHGEASIKQALIKDKRYENLYVLAASQTRDKDALTQEGVEKVLDDLAKEEFDYIICDSPAGIEKGAHLAMYFADHAVVVVNPEVSSVRDSDRILGLLASKTRRAERGDGAITQHLLLTRYNPARVEQGEMLSVKDVEEILGISVVGVIPESENVLAASNAGVPVIVDENSHAGQAYRDTVARILGETRPMRFLDAPKKGFFQRVFGG from the coding sequence TTGAGTGCTGAGATTATCGTTGTGACGTCCGGTAAGGGAGGCGTCGGCAAGACCACTACCAGCGCATCACTTGCCACCGGCCTGGCCATGCAGGGCAAAAAAGTGGCTGTGATCGACTTCGACGTCGGCTTGCGCAACCTTGATCTGATCATGGGCTGCGAGCGCCGCGTGGTGTACGACTTCGTCAATGTCGTGCACGGCGAGGCCAGCATCAAGCAGGCCCTGATCAAGGACAAGCGCTACGAAAATCTGTATGTGCTCGCTGCCAGCCAGACGCGCGACAAGGACGCACTGACCCAAGAAGGTGTCGAGAAGGTTCTGGACGATCTGGCCAAGGAAGAGTTCGACTACATCATCTGCGACTCGCCGGCCGGCATCGAAAAAGGCGCGCATCTGGCGATGTATTTCGCCGATCACGCCGTGGTGGTGGTCAATCCGGAAGTGTCCTCGGTGCGCGACTCCGACCGCATCCTGGGCCTGCTGGCCAGCAAGACGCGCCGCGCCGAACGCGGCGATGGCGCCATCACCCAGCATCTGCTGCTGACCCGCTACAACCCCGCACGCGTCGAGCAAGGCGAGATGCTCAGCGTGAAGGATGTCGAGGAAATCCTGGGCATCAGCGTCGTCGGCGTGATTCCGGAATCGGAAAACGTGCTCGCTGCATCCAACGCCGGCGTGCCGGTGATCGTGGATGAAAATTCTCACGCCGGGCAGGCCTATCGTGACACCGTGGCCCGCATCCTCGGCGAGACCCGCCCGATGCGCTTTCTTGACGCACCCAAAAAGGGCTTCTTCCAGCGTGTATTCGGAGGCTGA
- the minE gene encoding cell division topological specificity factor MinE: MGILDFLKRKPEPTAVVAKERLRIIVAQERSTRGAPDYLPLLRNELLEVIKKYVNVDLEAININVERDSGHEILELSVALPDGKPAGNPAT; encoded by the coding sequence ATGGGTATCCTCGATTTCCTGAAGCGTAAGCCGGAACCTACCGCCGTGGTCGCCAAGGAGCGCCTGCGCATCATCGTCGCGCAAGAACGTTCTACCCGCGGCGCGCCGGATTACCTGCCGCTGCTGCGTAACGAATTGCTCGAGGTCATCAAGAAATACGTCAACGTCGACCTGGAAGCGATCAACATCAATGTCGAGCGCGACAGCGGCCATGAAATATTGGAGCTGTCGGTAGCACTGCCCGATGGCAAGCCCGCAGGCAACCCTGCGACCTGA
- a CDS encoding glycosyltransferase family 9 protein → MLKNTRYYDPINDFRRRVARRLMRTVFGSHGQPTSEPLPDKGIYRILVCHVSHSLGNTLLLTPLLSELERIYPAAEIDILTRSPIANDVYGHFFSVQRIFRLPAHGVGHPFQFFGTLRRMRKIRYDLAIDADPLSQTGRLLTLLSNSNYTLGFSSPKKHGEITHAVPLPDNLESKGRRPVYLLRSAIGRDTQADYPVPDIRLAQSERTQGRETLMRSLAASGITSIGRGLIGIFANATGPKLLGEAWWTRFISVLEAQYPEHRIVEILPASGESMLSSRYPAYYSSDLRKIASVLSGLDVYISADCGIMHLACASDVPTMGIFTATNANEWGPYGAGRHVIAAYGKEPEEVAQMIAAMPELTGRTG, encoded by the coding sequence GTGCTGAAGAACACGCGCTACTACGACCCGATCAACGACTTCCGCCGCAGGGTGGCACGCCGGCTTATGCGCACGGTGTTCGGCAGTCATGGGCAACCGACATCCGAACCGCTGCCGGACAAGGGGATATACCGGATCCTGGTCTGTCACGTGAGCCACAGCCTGGGCAATACGTTGTTGCTCACACCGCTGCTGTCGGAACTGGAGAGAATCTATCCGGCGGCCGAGATCGACATTCTTACGCGCAGTCCGATCGCCAACGATGTGTACGGCCACTTCTTCAGCGTGCAGCGCATCTTCCGGTTGCCGGCGCACGGTGTCGGCCATCCATTCCAGTTTTTCGGCACGCTGCGGCGTATGCGCAAAATCCGCTACGACCTGGCGATCGATGCCGATCCGCTATCGCAAACCGGTCGCTTGCTGACGCTGCTGTCCAATTCAAACTACACGCTTGGCTTCAGCAGTCCGAAGAAGCATGGCGAAATCACCCATGCCGTGCCGTTGCCTGACAACCTGGAAAGCAAGGGACGCCGCCCGGTGTATCTGCTGCGCAGCGCGATAGGCCGCGACACCCAAGCGGACTATCCCGTTCCGGACATCCGCCTTGCACAGAGCGAACGCACACAGGGCCGCGAGACGCTGATGCGCTCCCTGGCCGCCAGCGGCATCACGTCCATTGGCCGCGGCCTGATCGGCATCTTCGCCAATGCCACCGGCCCCAAGCTGTTGGGCGAAGCATGGTGGACGCGCTTTATCAGTGTGCTGGAAGCGCAATACCCGGAGCATCGGATCGTGGAAATCCTGCCTGCTTCCGGCGAATCGATGCTCAGCTCGCGCTATCCCGCGTATTACTCCAGCGATCTGCGCAAGATCGCCAGCGTATTGTCCGGCCTGGACGTCTATATCAGTGCTGATTGCGGCATCATGCATCTGGCCTGCGCATCGGATGTACCCACGATGGGCATCTTTACGGCCACCAATGCCAATGAGTGGGGGCCCTATGGCGCTGGCCGTCATGTCATCGCCGCGTACGGCAAGGAACCCGAAGAAGTGGCGCAAATGATTGCCGCCATGCCAGAGCTGACCGGCCGCACGGGCTGA
- the crcB gene encoding fluoride efflux transporter CrcB encodes MSMTGFLAVGLGGALGCWMRWILGILLNPIFPTLPLGTLAANLIGGLAMGCMMGIFEHFQTLPPEMRLFVMTGFLGGLTTFSTFSAEADTLLLRGQYLWFGTHVAVHLLGSLTMTIFGIFLTRGLLRH; translated from the coding sequence GTGAGCATGACCGGATTTCTCGCCGTCGGATTGGGCGGCGCCTTGGGATGCTGGATGCGCTGGATACTGGGCATCCTCCTGAACCCCATCTTCCCCACCCTGCCCCTGGGCACCCTCGCGGCCAATCTGATCGGCGGTCTGGCCATGGGTTGCATGATGGGTATCTTCGAGCACTTTCAAACGCTGCCGCCGGAGATGCGGCTGTTCGTGATGACAGGCTTCCTGGGTGGCCTGACCACCTTCTCCACCTTCTCCGCCGAAGCGGACACGCTGCTGCTGCGTGGGCAATACCTTTGGTTCGGCACGCATGTGGCCGTACATCTTTTGGGCAGCCTGACGATGACCATTTTCGGCATCTTCCTCACGCGCGGCCTGTTGCGCCATTGA
- a CDS encoding DUF190 domain-containing protein, with amino-acid sequence MSFETSFDNGSTQGVFLRFYTHVHARHDGLLISEWLLELAKRHKLGGGSVFRAIAGFGRHGVLHHEAFFELADDLPEKIEFLLSEPNAQTLLRLVREANVDLVYAWSPVHFGILGKEGKG; translated from the coding sequence ATGAGTTTTGAAACGTCGTTCGACAACGGCTCCACCCAAGGCGTTTTTCTGCGCTTCTACACGCACGTCCATGCGCGGCACGACGGCTTGCTGATTTCCGAATGGCTATTGGAACTGGCCAAGCGCCATAAGCTGGGTGGCGGCTCCGTATTTCGCGCCATAGCTGGATTCGGCCGGCATGGCGTGTTGCACCATGAGGCGTTCTTCGAGCTTGCCGACGACCTTCCGGAAAAAATTGAATTCCTGCTCAGCGAACCCAATGCTCAGACACTGCTGCGATTGGTACGCGAAGCAAATGTTGATCTCGTCTATGCATGGTCGCCGGTACATTTCGGCATCTTGGGCAAAGAAGGAAAAGGATGA
- the cfa gene encoding cyclopropane fatty acyl phospholipid synthase — MSQDSLRQRAAELLETAGIHIDGPSPTDIHVQDDQLYARVFAHGSLGLGEAYMDGWWDAGDLPGFFTRVLSSHVDEHLKTLDTLIAHLKARFINLQRGQHAFEIGKAHYDRGNDLFKAMLGKYMVYSCGYWAQATNLDDAQEAKLDLICRKLQLKPGMRVLDIGCGWGEALKFAAERYGVSGVGITVSNEQTELARELCQGLPIEIRLQDYRELDEPFDAIMSIGMFEHVGVKNYREYFEVARRCLKDDGLFLLHSIGSNHAPSRPDPWIEKYIFPNSMIPAASQVATALEGLFVVEDWHNFGADYDRTLTAWRDNFDAAWPALSARYDERFRRMWHFYLAVSAAVFRSRRDQLWQLTLSPHGVPGGYRVPR; from the coding sequence ATGAGTCAGGATTCTTTGAGACAACGCGCCGCCGAACTGCTGGAAACGGCGGGCATACATATCGATGGGCCGTCCCCGACGGACATCCACGTTCAAGACGATCAACTTTATGCACGCGTCTTTGCACATGGATCGCTCGGGCTGGGTGAAGCCTACATGGATGGCTGGTGGGATGCCGGCGATCTTCCCGGCTTCTTCACCCGCGTCTTGTCCAGTCATGTGGATGAGCACCTGAAAACGCTCGATACGCTGATCGCGCATCTCAAGGCACGCTTCATCAACCTGCAACGCGGCCAGCATGCGTTCGAGATCGGCAAGGCGCACTACGATCGCGGTAATGATCTGTTCAAGGCCATGCTGGGCAAATATATGGTGTATTCCTGCGGCTACTGGGCCCAGGCCACTAATCTGGATGATGCGCAGGAAGCCAAGCTCGACCTGATCTGCCGCAAGCTGCAGCTGAAGCCCGGCATGCGCGTGCTCGACATCGGCTGCGGCTGGGGCGAAGCGCTAAAGTTTGCCGCCGAGCGTTACGGCGTGAGCGGTGTCGGCATTACCGTCTCCAACGAACAGACCGAACTGGCACGCGAACTATGCCAGGGGCTCCCCATCGAGATTCGCCTGCAGGACTACCGCGAACTGGACGAGCCCTTCGATGCGATCATGTCGATCGGCATGTTCGAGCACGTGGGTGTGAAGAATTACCGGGAGTATTTCGAGGTGGCGCGCCGCTGCCTGAAAGACGACGGACTATTCCTCTTGCACAGCATCGGCAGCAACCATGCGCCGAGCCGTCCCGATCCGTGGATCGAGAAATACATTTTCCCCAACTCCATGATTCCCGCCGCCAGCCAGGTTGCCACCGCATTGGAAGGTCTGTTCGTGGTGGAAGACTGGCACAACTTCGGCGCGGATTACGATCGCACACTGACCGCATGGCGTGACAATTTCGATGCCGCATGGCCAGCGCTTTCAGCTCGTTACGACGAGCGTTTCCGCCGCATGTGGCATTTCTACCTGGCAGTATCGGCTGCCGTCTTTCGCAGCCGGCGCGACCAGCTCTGGCAGCTCACCCTGAGTCCGCACGGTGTGCCCGGCGGCTATCGCGTACCCCGTTGA
- a CDS encoding TraB/GumN family protein: MPMRRRFLLLLSCLFLLCGNAVAHPALWQAKVGNSTVYLFGTVHLLPNDTNWRFPALDQALAQSQSLYIELTDDDQASMAALVLRYGIDSAHPLSTQLNESDNAALAKAAQLAGLPGGATTLQPMKPWLAALTLSVAPLLKAGLDPAEGVDKQLKAQMIHAGKPVLGLETAEQQIQFLADLSTPIQIAFLRDTLRDIDKDKEELLKLVDAWKQGDVAAIAKLENDELKDQEPALYQELLVQRNSTWAGKIRDMLKQPGTVFMAVGAAHLAGPDSVQAQLAKMGIVVQQD, translated from the coding sequence ATGCCCATGCGCCGTCGGTTTCTTTTGCTGCTGTCGTGCCTGTTCCTGCTATGCGGCAATGCTGTGGCGCATCCTGCGCTATGGCAAGCCAAAGTGGGAAACAGCACGGTGTATCTGTTTGGCACCGTGCATTTGTTGCCGAACGATACCAACTGGCGCTTCCCGGCACTCGATCAGGCACTGGCACAAAGCCAGTCGCTGTATATCGAACTGACCGATGACGATCAGGCGAGCATGGCAGCACTCGTGTTGCGCTATGGCATCGACTCGGCGCATCCGCTTTCCACGCAACTCAACGAAAGCGACAACGCCGCGCTCGCCAAAGCCGCGCAACTGGCTGGCCTGCCCGGAGGCGCCACCACGCTGCAACCCATGAAACCCTGGCTGGCGGCACTGACCTTGTCCGTGGCGCCCCTGCTGAAGGCTGGCCTCGATCCGGCCGAAGGTGTGGACAAGCAGCTCAAAGCGCAAATGATCCATGCCGGCAAACCCGTGCTTGGTCTGGAAACGGCGGAACAGCAGATCCAGTTTCTCGCTGACCTTTCCACGCCGATACAGATCGCCTTTCTGCGCGACACCTTGCGCGACATCGACAAAGACAAAGAAGAGCTATTGAAGTTGGTCGACGCCTGGAAACAGGGTGATGTTGCCGCCATCGCCAAGCTGGAAAACGACGAATTGAAAGACCAGGAACCTGCGCTTTACCAGGAGCTACTGGTGCAGCGGAACAGCACCTGGGCAGGCAAGATCCGGGACATGCTGAAGCAGCCGGGTACGGTGTTTATGGCGGTTGGCGCAGCACATCTGGCCGGACCTGACAGCGTGCAGGCACAACTGGCGAAGATGGGGATTGTTGTGCAGCAAGATTAG
- the parC gene encoding DNA topoisomerase IV subunit A — protein MNLQANYEQIPLKEYAERAYLDYSMYVVLDRALPFVGDGLKPVQRRIIYAMSELGLASSAKPKKSARTVGDVIGKFHPHGDSACYEAMVLMAQPFSYRYPLIDGQGNFGSPDDPKSFAAMRYTESKLNPIAEVLLAELGQGTVDWVANFDGTLEEPSWLPARLPHVLLNGSMGIAVGMATDIPPHNLREIASACIRLLDDPDATIADLCEHVRGPDYPTEAEIITPRNELMAMYQSGGGSIRARAIYTREDSNIVITALPHQVSPSKILEQIAAQMRAKKLPMIEDLRDESDHENPIRLVIVPRSNRVDADEMMQHLFATTDLEKSFRVNLNMIGLDGRPQVKDLKRILTEWLSFRIDTVTRRLNHRLAKVERRLHLLEGLRIAYLNLDEVIRIVRTEDEPKPVLMARFKLSEEQTDYILETKLRQLARLEEMKINAERDQLEEERAKINVLLKSPAKLKGLIKEELRADATKFGDDRRSPLVQREAAQALDESALVASEPVTVVLSQKGWIRAAKGHDVDAEGLSYREGDSMLATVKTRTTQQVAVIDSTGRSYSTPAHTLPSARGNGEPLTGRFTPPAGARFDAIAAGDNDTRLILATDFGYGFVTRFEALTGRNKAGKQIITLGDGARVLAPQVSADPSRDRIVVVTTEGHLLMFSVAELPELDKGKGNKLVEIPKSKLSSGDERVAGVAVVTEGKGEVTLFAGQRKLTLKWADLVEYGGNRATRGGVLPRGLRRVERIETTG, from the coding sequence ATGAACTTGCAAGCCAATTACGAACAGATCCCGCTCAAGGAATACGCTGAGCGGGCCTACCTCGATTACTCGATGTACGTGGTGCTGGACCGCGCCCTGCCCTTCGTAGGCGACGGTCTCAAGCCCGTACAGCGACGCATCATCTACGCCATGAGCGAGCTTGGCTTGGCCTCCAGCGCCAAACCGAAGAAATCCGCACGTACCGTGGGTGACGTGATCGGTAAATTCCACCCGCACGGTGACAGCGCTTGCTACGAAGCCATGGTGCTGATGGCGCAGCCGTTCTCGTACCGCTACCCGCTGATCGACGGCCAGGGCAACTTCGGTTCGCCGGATGATCCCAAGAGCTTCGCGGCGATGCGTTACACCGAGTCCAAGCTCAACCCGATTGCCGAAGTGCTGTTGGCCGAGCTGGGCCAGGGCACGGTGGACTGGGTCGCGAACTTCGACGGCACACTGGAAGAACCCAGCTGGCTACCGGCCCGTCTGCCGCATGTGCTGCTGAACGGTTCCATGGGTATTGCGGTGGGTATGGCCACGGATATCCCACCGCACAATCTGCGTGAAATCGCCAGCGCCTGCATCCGCTTGCTGGACGATCCGGACGCCACCATCGCGGATCTTTGCGAACACGTGCGCGGCCCGGACTACCCCACCGAAGCGGAAATCATCACGCCTCGCAATGAACTGATGGCGATGTACCAAAGCGGTGGCGGCTCGATCCGTGCCCGCGCCATCTACACGCGCGAAGACAGCAATATCGTCATCACCGCGCTGCCTCATCAGGTCAGCCCCTCGAAGATCCTCGAGCAGATCGCCGCACAAATGCGCGCGAAGAAACTGCCGATGATCGAAGACTTGCGCGACGAATCCGATCACGAAAACCCGATCCGCCTGGTGATCGTACCGCGCTCGAACCGCGTCGATGCGGACGAGATGATGCAGCACCTGTTCGCCACCACGGATCTGGAAAAGAGCTTCCGCGTCAACCTCAACATGATCGGCCTGGATGGCCGCCCGCAAGTGAAGGATCTCAAGCGCATCCTCACCGAGTGGCTGAGCTTCCGCATCGACACGGTCACGCGCCGCCTCAATCACCGTCTGGCTAAGGTCGAACGCCGCCTGCACTTGTTGGAAGGTTTGCGCATCGCCTACCTCAATCTGGATGAGGTGATCCGCATCGTCCGCACCGAGGACGAACCCAAGCCAGTGCTGATGGCGCGCTTCAAGCTCAGCGAAGAACAAACCGACTACATCCTCGAAACCAAGCTGCGTCAGCTGGCACGCCTCGAGGAAATGAAGATCAATGCCGAGCGCGACCAGTTGGAAGAAGAACGCGCCAAGATCAACGTACTGCTGAAGTCGCCGGCCAAGCTCAAGGGCTTGATCAAGGAAGAGTTGCGCGCCGACGCCACCAAGTTCGGCGACGATCGCCGCTCGCCGCTGGTGCAACGCGAAGCCGCTCAAGCATTGGACGAAAGTGCCTTGGTCGCCAGCGAACCGGTCACCGTGGTGCTGAGCCAGAAGGGTTGGATCCGCGCGGCCAAGGGCCACGACGTCGACGCCGAAGGCCTCTCTTACCGCGAAGGCGACAGCATGCTCGCGACGGTGAAGACGCGCACCACGCAACAAGTTGCGGTGATCGACTCCACTGGCCGCAGTTACTCCACGCCAGCGCATACCCTGCCCTCGGCACGCGGCAACGGTGAACCACTGACCGGACGTTTCACCCCACCGGCCGGCGCACGCTTTGACGCCATTGCCGCAGGCGACAACGACACCCGCCTGATACTGGCCACCGACTTCGGTTACGGCTTCGTCACCCGGTTCGAAGCGCTCACCGGACGCAACAAGGCCGGCAAGCAGATCATCACGCTCGGCGATGGCGCACGTGTGCTCGCTCCCCAGGTCAGTGCCGATCCTTCACGCGATCGCATCGTGGTCGTGACCACCGAAGGCCACCTGTTGATGTTCTCGGTGGCAGAACTGCCGGAACTCGACAAGGGCAAAGGCAACAAGCTGGTCGAAATTCCGAAATCGAAACTCAGCAGCGGCGACGAGCGTGTCGCCGGCGTCGCCGTGGTGACCGAGGGCAAGGGTGAAGTGACCTTGTTCGCGGGTCAACGCAAGCTGACCCTGAAATGGGCAGATCTGGTCGAATACGGCGGCAACCGCGCTACGCGTGGCGGTGTACTGCCGCGTGGCCTGCGTCGCGTGGAGCGGATCGAGACGACGGGTTGA